A region from the Canis lupus dingo isolate Sandy chromosome 9, ASM325472v2, whole genome shotgun sequence genome encodes:
- the RPL38 gene encoding 60S ribosomal protein L38 isoform X1 yields the protein MILDPRQTPYPVSFEGGVNRPETEVSLSSVLHSCRLPCRPRADPRDPVAMPRKIEEIKDFLLTARRKDAKSVKIKKNKDNVKFKVRCSRYLYTLVITDKEKAEKLKQSLPPGLAVKELK from the exons ATGATTCTAGACCCTCGGCAGACACCGTACCCGGTTTCCTTCGAGGGCGGGGTTAACCGCCCGGAAACGGAAGTCTCGCTCTCTTCCGTTCTCCATTCCTGCCGCCTGCC GTGCCGGCCGCGCGCTGACCCCCGCGACCCCGTTGCCATG CCTCGCAAAATCGAGGAAATCAAGGACTTCCTGCTGACGGCCCGGCGGAAGGACGCCAAAT CCGTCAAGATCAAGAAGAATAAGGATAATGTGAAGTTTAAAGTTCGATGCAGCCGATATCTTTATACTTTGGTCATCACagacaaagagaaggcagagaaactcaagcagtCTCTGCCCCCAG GTTTGGCAGTGAAGGAGCTAAAATGA
- the RPL38 gene encoding 60S ribosomal protein L38 isoform X2, whose product MPRKIEEIKDFLLTARRKDAKSVKIKKNKDNVKFKVRCSRYLYTLVITDKEKAEKLKQSLPPGLAVKELK is encoded by the exons ATG CCTCGCAAAATCGAGGAAATCAAGGACTTCCTGCTGACGGCCCGGCGGAAGGACGCCAAAT CCGTCAAGATCAAGAAGAATAAGGATAATGTGAAGTTTAAAGTTCGATGCAGCCGATATCTTTATACTTTGGTCATCACagacaaagagaaggcagagaaactcaagcagtCTCTGCCCCCAG GTTTGGCAGTGAAGGAGCTAAAATGA